In one window of Cytophagaceae bacterium ABcell3 DNA:
- the polA gene encoding DNA polymerase I, which translates to MEQEKKLFLIDAMALIYRAHFAFSKNPRITSTGINTSAIFGFTNSLLEVLFKEKPSHIGVAIDTAAPTFRHENFKEYKANRQEQPEDISIAIPYVKKLLDCFNIPLLGIDGYEADDVIGTLSKMACKEGFQVYMMTMDKDYCQLVNDCVFLYKPSYMGNGVEVYDVNRVLERFNVEKVDQVRDILGLQGDASDNIPGIPGVGEKTAQKLIKEFGNVENLIDNAESLKGKLKERIIEHGAQGVLSKELATIYTEVPVTFDEEVFRYKGPDEEKVGAFCDELEFRTLRKRILGDGGETEKKPVRSTKSEGNQMSLFADTAEETKTEEEVVTAKDTIDTVVHDYHLMDTPELQEQLLEYLLLQKEVSFDTETTGLEAYEAEMIGIAFSYRAQEAYYVPVPLERDQAKQVIDRFKPFFENKEIVKIGQNLKYDLIVLEKYGVHVAGTLFDTMLAHYLIEPDMRHSMDLLAEAYLNYVPVSIESLIGKKGVRQKNMKDIPVDKVAAYAAEDADITFCLKQQLEPLLKEQGTRKLFDEVEIPLLSVLAEMECAGVKIDKDALKEFSEVLEKEVSAIEKLIYEEAGAEFNIASPKQLGEILFDKLKIDPKAKKTKKSGQYATGEEVLSKLAEEHTIARQILEYRELQKLKSTYVDALPLLISPRDGRIHTSYNQAVAATGRLSSTNPNLQNIPIRTDRGREIRKAFVPRNDDFLILAADYSQIELRIMASFSKEANMVEAFRQGRDIHTTTASKVYKVSQEEVTSEMRRKAKMVNFGIIYGISPFGLSQRLNIPRKEAADIIDAYFTEFPAIKSYMDEVVNFAREHQYVETILGRRRYLRDINSRNMTMRGYAERNAINAPIQGSAADMIKVAMVNIHEWLKKEKLQSKMVMQVHDELVFDVYKDEVDYVKQKVEYFMQNAISMEVPLEVGMGVGDNWLKAH; encoded by the coding sequence ATGGAACAGGAAAAAAAATTGTTTTTAATTGATGCAATGGCGTTGATATACCGTGCGCATTTTGCATTCAGTAAGAACCCCCGTATAACTTCTACTGGCATCAACACAAGTGCTATTTTTGGATTTACCAATTCATTGCTTGAGGTTTTATTTAAAGAAAAGCCTAGTCATATTGGAGTGGCAATAGATACGGCGGCTCCCACTTTCAGGCATGAAAACTTTAAAGAGTATAAAGCCAATCGTCAGGAGCAACCCGAAGATATCTCTATAGCCATTCCATACGTGAAAAAACTCTTGGATTGCTTTAACATTCCTTTGCTTGGTATAGATGGATATGAAGCCGATGATGTCATAGGGACTTTATCTAAAATGGCTTGTAAGGAGGGTTTTCAGGTATATATGATGACCATGGACAAAGATTATTGTCAGCTTGTGAATGACTGCGTATTTCTATATAAACCATCTTATATGGGCAATGGGGTAGAGGTATATGATGTAAACCGGGTTTTAGAAAGGTTTAATGTAGAAAAAGTTGATCAGGTAAGGGATATTTTAGGCCTTCAGGGCGACGCTAGTGACAACATACCTGGAATACCGGGTGTAGGGGAGAAAACCGCACAGAAGCTTATAAAGGAGTTTGGAAATGTGGAAAATTTGATTGACAATGCAGAATCCTTAAAAGGTAAGTTGAAAGAAAGGATTATAGAGCATGGCGCTCAAGGTGTTTTGTCCAAAGAACTTGCCACCATCTATACAGAAGTACCTGTTACATTTGATGAAGAGGTTTTTCGGTATAAAGGGCCAGACGAAGAAAAAGTGGGTGCTTTTTGCGATGAGTTGGAATTTCGTACCCTTCGAAAAAGGATACTAGGTGATGGAGGAGAAACGGAAAAAAAACCGGTTAGGTCTACTAAGTCCGAAGGTAATCAGATGTCTTTGTTTGCTGATACTGCCGAAGAAACTAAAACGGAAGAGGAAGTAGTAACAGCTAAAGATACCATTGATACGGTTGTCCATGATTACCATTTAATGGATACCCCTGAACTTCAAGAGCAGCTTTTGGAGTATTTGCTATTGCAGAAAGAAGTCAGTTTTGATACAGAGACTACTGGACTTGAGGCTTATGAGGCGGAGATGATCGGAATCGCCTTTTCATACCGCGCACAAGAAGCTTACTATGTACCAGTGCCTTTGGAGAGAGATCAGGCCAAGCAGGTTATTGATAGGTTTAAGCCATTTTTTGAAAACAAAGAAATTGTGAAAATTGGCCAGAACCTAAAGTATGACCTTATTGTCTTGGAAAAATATGGAGTTCACGTGGCTGGGACTTTGTTTGATACTATGTTGGCCCATTACCTGATCGAACCTGACATGAGGCACAGTATGGATTTGTTGGCTGAAGCTTATCTTAACTATGTCCCTGTTTCAATAGAATCTTTGATAGGAAAGAAAGGCGTGAGGCAGAAGAACATGAAGGATATACCGGTAGACAAAGTTGCTGCCTATGCTGCTGAGGATGCTGATATTACCTTTTGTCTCAAACAACAGTTGGAACCCTTGTTGAAAGAGCAAGGTACTAGGAAGCTTTTTGATGAGGTTGAAATTCCTTTGCTTTCTGTATTGGCAGAAATGGAATGTGCCGGTGTAAAAATTGACAAAGACGCATTAAAAGAATTTTCTGAAGTCTTGGAAAAAGAAGTTTCTGCCATTGAAAAGTTGATCTATGAAGAGGCTGGGGCAGAGTTTAACATAGCTTCTCCAAAGCAACTTGGAGAGATACTTTTCGACAAGTTAAAAATTGATCCTAAAGCAAAAAAGACCAAGAAGTCAGGTCAGTATGCCACAGGCGAGGAGGTACTTTCTAAACTGGCAGAAGAGCATACCATTGCACGTCAAATTTTAGAATACCGTGAGCTTCAAAAGTTGAAGAGCACTTATGTAGATGCGCTTCCGCTGTTGATCAGTCCGCGCGATGGAAGGATTCATACATCTTACAACCAGGCAGTGGCCGCTACCGGACGTTTGAGCTCTACCAACCCTAACTTGCAGAACATTCCTATTAGGACAGACAGGGGTAGGGAAATAAGAAAAGCTTTTGTGCCAAGAAATGATGATTTTTTGATACTTGCGGCTGACTACTCTCAGATAGAACTGCGAATTATGGCTTCCTTTAGTAAAGAAGCCAATATGGTGGAAGCTTTTAGGCAAGGAAGGGATATTCATACGACGACAGCAAGTAAAGTGTACAAAGTCTCTCAGGAAGAGGTTACTTCTGAAATGCGTCGGAAAGCTAAAATGGTCAACTTTGGTATTATATACGGCATTTCTCCTTTTGGTCTTTCACAGCGTTTGAACATACCAAGGAAAGAGGCTGCTGATATTATCGATGCTTACTTTACGGAATTTCCTGCCATAAAATCGTATATGGATGAGGTGGTAAATTTTGCCCGTGAACATCAATATGTTGAAACGATCTTGGGCAGAAGACGGTATTTGCGTGATATTAACTCTCGTAACATGACTATGAGGGGCTATGCAGAAAGGAACGCGATCAATGCACCTATTCAGGGAAGTGCGGCAGATATGATCAAAGTAGCCATGGTCAATATCCATGAATGGCTGAAGAAAGAAAAGCTACAATCTAAAATGGTCATGCAAGTGCATGATGAACTTGTCTTTGACGTATATAAAGATGAAGTGGATTATGTAAAGCAGAAGGTGGAATATTTTATGCAAAATGCCATTAGCATGGAAGTACCCTTAGAAGTGGGTATGGGTGTAGGAGATAATTGGTTAAAAGCACATTAA
- a CDS encoding tetratricopeptide repeat protein, which translates to MRRYLFKTLLTRNLLFCLFFFIIIFKGVAQPGDADLADAYFHDGEFEKAKDIYEKLARKKDNIPFIYSKYLQSLHQLGELSDAEKFLKKSVKAYPDNHIYRIDYYLVKVEQDGVDKSEKEWGRIVDDIKDDESAVKLVGDYLSRKDMLNQTVELYLASRKALSDHVGYAMELASVYDLQNKTSELVEELLSLVKYKPSAVNDVKNTFQNLLDEEEKMQVLETKLYEWVQKEAGEIAYNELLLWLHMQNKNFNKAFMQAKAIDKRQKGGGSKLIDVGKIAFENKDYKSAIKYFEYVTNEYKSGVQYSLARRYLLNAREELIKNSYPVDHDQIKILLTEYDALVEEMGKNLHTFDAIRRMALLYAFYMDRRDTAIVLLEDVIARGKNDRKFLAQAKMDLADIYLLDGEPWEASLMYSQVEKAQKDDQLGHLAKFKNAKLAYYKGEFELAQAHLDILKNATSREIANDAMELSILIQDNVALDTTDEAMREYAAVDLLLFQDKNDKAIDRLNQMLKDFPDHSLTDEIYMQKARIYKKTGQHEKAYEALEYIYTNHGFDILGDDALFMMAEMMEEKFSDKDKATELYQDLLIKYPGSIYTVEARKRIRKMRGDKI; encoded by the coding sequence ATGAGGAGATATCTGTTTAAAACTTTACTAACCCGGAATCTTCTTTTTTGTTTATTTTTTTTTATAATAATATTTAAAGGGGTTGCGCAGCCCGGGGACGCGGACCTGGCTGACGCATATTTCCATGATGGGGAATTTGAAAAAGCTAAAGACATTTATGAAAAATTAGCTAGAAAAAAAGACAATATCCCTTTTATTTACAGCAAGTACCTTCAAAGTTTGCACCAGTTGGGGGAATTGTCGGATGCAGAAAAGTTTCTAAAGAAGTCTGTTAAAGCATATCCTGACAATCATATTTATCGCATTGACTACTATCTTGTTAAAGTTGAACAAGATGGTGTGGATAAATCAGAGAAAGAATGGGGGCGTATAGTGGATGATATTAAAGATGATGAATCGGCTGTAAAACTTGTTGGCGATTACCTTTCACGGAAGGACATGCTAAACCAAACTGTTGAACTTTATCTTGCCTCTAGAAAAGCTCTTTCTGATCATGTGGGGTATGCCATGGAATTGGCTTCTGTTTATGATCTACAAAATAAAACCAGTGAACTTGTAGAAGAGTTATTGTCGCTCGTTAAGTATAAGCCTTCTGCTGTCAATGATGTAAAGAACACCTTTCAAAATTTGCTGGATGAGGAGGAGAAAATGCAGGTACTCGAAACAAAGCTTTATGAGTGGGTGCAAAAAGAAGCAGGCGAAATAGCATACAACGAGCTATTGTTGTGGTTGCATATGCAGAATAAGAATTTCAACAAAGCTTTTATGCAGGCCAAAGCTATTGATAAACGTCAGAAAGGAGGGGGAAGTAAACTGATAGATGTTGGTAAAATTGCATTTGAGAATAAAGATTACAAAAGCGCTATTAAGTATTTTGAATATGTTACCAATGAATATAAAAGTGGTGTTCAGTATTCGCTTGCCAGAAGGTATTTATTAAATGCCAGAGAGGAGTTGATCAAAAACTCTTATCCTGTAGACCATGATCAAATCAAAATACTTTTGACGGAGTATGATGCGCTGGTGGAAGAAATGGGCAAGAACCTGCATACTTTTGACGCTATACGTAGAATGGCCTTGTTATATGCGTTCTATATGGACAGGAGGGATACGGCTATAGTTTTATTAGAAGATGTTATAGCTAGAGGAAAAAACGACAGGAAGTTCCTGGCCCAGGCAAAAATGGATTTAGCAGATATTTACTTGTTGGATGGAGAGCCTTGGGAAGCAAGTTTAATGTATTCACAGGTGGAAAAAGCGCAGAAAGATGATCAGTTAGGTCATTTGGCAAAATTTAAGAATGCTAAACTAGCTTATTATAAAGGGGAATTTGAGTTAGCGCAGGCCCATTTGGATATTTTGAAAAATGCAACGAGTAGGGAAATTGCCAACGATGCCATGGAATTAAGTATTTTGATACAGGACAATGTGGCCCTCGATACTACAGATGAAGCGATGAGGGAGTATGCAGCAGTAGATTTGCTATTGTTCCAAGATAAAAATGATAAAGCCATTGATAGGTTAAACCAGATGCTAAAGGATTTCCCTGACCATTCTCTTACGGATGAGATTTATATGCAGAAAGCCCGCATATACAAAAAGACCGGTCAGCATGAAAAGGCTTATGAAGCGCTGGAATATATATACACAAACCATGGATTTGATATTTTGGGAGATGATGCTTTATTTATGATGGCAGAAATGATGGAGGAGAAATTTTCTGATAAAGACAAAGCGACAGAACTGTACCAGGATTTGTTGATTAAATACCCAGGAAGTATTTATACAGTGGAAGCAAGAAAGCGTATTAGGAAAATGCGTGGTGATAAAATTTAG
- a CDS encoding DUF4380 domain-containing protein: MKINNLCSMLLIGGFFVACNGQQEEASNKAVEEDLPEEINYSLRMHNQSLDLDPEVGGRIASLTINGKNFLTGPEINEDNWGSTFWPAPQSAWGWPPSEQIDKDPYTFEKDGDVLRLTSKKDEQQGILLTKEFEASEADTSFIINYTMTNESGEDLSVAPWEISRVAPGGLTFYPTGEGEKRGDLVPLMKDTLGVTWFEYDVEKIPTGVPKLLADGSEGWMAQVNGNYILVKKFKDISPEETAPEEGEIEIYANPDRTYIEIEQQGAYETLAPDASTTWTVRWYLRELPDHISGESSNQALLDFVRNIVE, from the coding sequence ATGAAAATTAACAATTTGTGTTCAATGTTGCTGATCGGAGGTTTTTTTGTTGCTTGCAATGGCCAACAAGAAGAAGCCTCTAATAAAGCAGTTGAAGAAGATTTACCAGAGGAAATCAATTATTCATTAAGGATGCACAACCAATCTCTTGACTTAGATCCAGAGGTGGGAGGTAGAATTGCTTCATTGACCATAAATGGCAAGAACTTTTTAACAGGGCCTGAGATCAATGAAGACAACTGGGGGTCTACTTTTTGGCCTGCACCTCAAAGCGCATGGGGATGGCCACCATCTGAACAAATTGATAAAGATCCTTACACTTTTGAAAAAGATGGAGACGTGCTTAGGCTTACCAGTAAAAAAGATGAGCAACAAGGAATTCTCCTAACCAAAGAGTTTGAAGCTTCAGAGGCTGATACAAGTTTTATAATCAATTACACCATGACCAACGAATCAGGGGAGGATCTTTCTGTTGCCCCTTGGGAAATCAGTAGGGTAGCACCTGGTGGCCTCACTTTCTATCCTACAGGAGAAGGGGAAAAAAGGGGGGATCTGGTACCTTTGATGAAAGATACGCTAGGGGTTACCTGGTTTGAGTATGATGTGGAGAAAATACCTACCGGCGTTCCTAAATTGCTTGCTGATGGCTCAGAAGGGTGGATGGCACAAGTAAACGGAAACTACATTTTGGTTAAAAAATTTAAAGATATCTCTCCAGAGGAAACCGCACCAGAAGAAGGTGAAATTGAAATTTATGCCAATCCAGACAGGACATATATAGAAATTGAGCAACAAGGAGCTTATGAAACCTTGGCGCCAGATGCCTCAACCACATGGACTGTGCGATGGTACTTGAGAGAGCTGCCCGATCATATTTCAGGAGAATCAAGTAATCAGGCATTGTTAGATTTTGTCAGAAACATAGTTGAATAA
- a CDS encoding Ig-like domain-containing protein, with product MRNIKVAICTIVYLILYGCANVQPPTGGPVDETPPKIVQQTPQQNEINFREQHMEIVFDEAINLQNIQNNLMITPLTEIEYEAHVRRNVLTLDFEEPFEENTTYTFNFREAIRDVTENNVAENLQFAFSTGPYLDSIIVEGTVKDLLTNQPLPDINVSLYHAGDTNDITNSRPVYLSKTDNNGRYRITNIKNGHYDIYALEDESNNMLYEKESERIAFKKNLDLNVNQSGVNLSVAKFITTPPNISSTTSIDNNIRIVFDRGLESLELTLLEDTAHTLYYNPGEEGKTFTLYNTVQHDDSLDLGVVATDSSLNVLRDTVRVAFDTRTKKLKEEVIRNIKPTNNKLNPNEPFIEILFSKPVVSVLHDSINLSIDTLDIPIDNQQYSFNQYRNILIFDNIESFRDSIILELHAQSFINVTGDTSASRQAKFTPYNGDELGLISGRVETEDENFILELLNTRHQVITRVINATTFNFPFLEPGQYQLRYIQDLNANQRWDSGNLLEQRQPEPVIFYRETINVRANWEIRDIVFDVSAKKGQ from the coding sequence ATGCGTAATATAAAAGTAGCCATTTGTACAATCGTTTACTTAATCCTTTACGGATGTGCTAACGTACAACCTCCAACAGGTGGACCCGTTGATGAAACTCCTCCTAAGATTGTGCAACAGACTCCCCAGCAAAATGAAATAAACTTTAGAGAGCAACATATGGAAATTGTTTTTGATGAAGCCATTAATTTACAAAACATCCAAAACAATTTAATGATTACTCCCCTGACAGAAATAGAATATGAAGCCCATGTCAGAAGGAATGTACTTACCCTGGACTTTGAAGAACCGTTTGAGGAAAACACCACATACACTTTCAACTTTAGAGAAGCGATAAGGGACGTTACAGAAAACAATGTAGCAGAAAATCTTCAGTTTGCCTTTAGCACGGGACCATATTTGGATTCCATTATCGTAGAAGGTACCGTAAAAGATCTCTTGACTAACCAACCACTTCCTGATATCAATGTTTCACTATACCATGCAGGGGATACAAACGATATCACTAACTCTAGACCTGTATATTTATCAAAAACAGATAACAATGGAAGGTATAGGATCACAAATATTAAAAATGGCCATTACGATATATATGCGCTGGAAGATGAATCCAACAACATGTTGTATGAAAAAGAAAGCGAAAGAATTGCGTTCAAAAAAAATTTAGATTTAAATGTAAACCAAAGTGGGGTAAATTTATCTGTCGCAAAGTTCATAACTACTCCTCCGAATATCAGTAGCACGACATCTATCGATAATAATATAAGAATCGTTTTTGATAGAGGTTTAGAATCGTTGGAGCTGACCTTACTGGAGGATACTGCACATACCTTATATTATAACCCAGGGGAAGAAGGAAAAACATTTACCTTGTACAATACAGTGCAACATGACGACAGTCTTGATTTAGGTGTGGTAGCAACTGACTCTAGCTTGAATGTTTTAAGGGACACGGTAAGAGTGGCCTTTGACACAAGAACAAAAAAGCTTAAAGAAGAGGTAATACGAAATATTAAGCCAACAAATAATAAATTGAACCCAAACGAACCTTTTATAGAAATTTTGTTTTCTAAGCCCGTTGTTTCTGTATTGCATGATAGTATAAATTTATCAATAGATACATTAGATATACCTATTGATAATCAACAATATTCATTTAACCAATATAGAAATATTTTAATATTCGACAATATTGAAAGCTTCCGAGATTCCATTATTCTAGAACTTCACGCACAATCCTTCATAAACGTGACTGGTGACACGAGTGCAAGCCGTCAAGCAAAGTTCACTCCCTACAATGGAGATGAGCTTGGGCTTATCAGTGGCAGGGTCGAAACGGAAGATGAGAATTTTATTTTAGAATTGCTCAATACCAGACATCAGGTAATAACTAGAGTCATTAACGCTACTACTTTTAATTTCCCTTTCCTAGAGCCTGGTCAATATCAGTTAAGATACATTCAAGACTTAAATGCCAACCAAAGGTGGGATAGTGGTAATTTATTAGAACAAAGACAGCCTGAACCGGTTATATTCTATCGAGAGACCATCAATGTGCGTGCTAATTGGGAAATAAGGGATATAGTGTTCGATGTAAGCGCCAAAAAAGGGCAATAA
- the serS gene encoding serine--tRNA ligase, with protein MLLVSEIKENTAAVLAGLRKKNFQQAEEITQKVIEVDKQRRETQHELDAVLANSKSISKKIGLLMKEGKKDEAEKIKQETTELKNKAKTLGDKLNTYETELHELLVLLPNLPHESVPAGKSAEDNVTEFQVENLPELSEGALPHWDLIKKYDIIDFELGNKVSGAGFPFYKGKGARLQRAIISYCLDKAEEAGYVEIQAPVVINPDSGFGTGQLPDKDGQMYHMEADNQYLIPTAEVPITNMYRDVILKENDLPVKHAGHTPCFRREAGSWGADVRGLNRLHQFDKVEIVQITLPEKSYEVLEEMKNHVQGLLKSLNLPYRILRLCGGDLSFTSALTFDFEVYSAAQKRWLEVSSVSNFETYQSNRLKLRYKSEGKTKLLHTLNGSALALPRIVAALLENNQTPDGIKIPEVLVPYTGFDKI; from the coding sequence ATGTTATTAGTCTCTGAAATAAAAGAAAATACCGCAGCAGTTTTAGCAGGCCTACGGAAAAAAAATTTCCAGCAAGCCGAAGAAATCACTCAAAAAGTCATAGAAGTTGATAAACAGCGCAGAGAAACCCAACATGAGTTGGATGCTGTTCTTGCTAACTCTAAGTCAATTTCCAAAAAAATAGGCCTTCTGATGAAGGAAGGAAAAAAAGATGAAGCTGAAAAGATTAAGCAAGAAACAACAGAATTAAAAAATAAGGCCAAAACGCTAGGCGATAAGCTGAACACTTACGAAACAGAACTTCATGAACTATTGGTACTTTTGCCAAACCTACCCCATGAATCAGTTCCAGCAGGCAAAAGTGCAGAAGATAATGTCACTGAATTTCAAGTAGAAAATCTCCCAGAACTTTCTGAAGGTGCATTGCCTCATTGGGATCTTATCAAAAAATACGATATCATAGATTTTGAGCTAGGAAATAAAGTGAGTGGCGCCGGTTTCCCTTTTTATAAAGGTAAAGGTGCAAGATTACAAAGGGCCATTATCAGCTATTGCTTGGATAAGGCAGAAGAAGCTGGTTATGTAGAAATACAAGCGCCTGTTGTCATAAACCCAGATTCTGGTTTTGGAACTGGTCAACTACCTGACAAGGATGGCCAAATGTACCACATGGAGGCTGATAATCAATATTTAATACCTACGGCTGAAGTTCCTATTACCAACATGTACCGCGATGTGATTTTGAAAGAAAATGATCTTCCCGTTAAACATGCAGGGCATACACCATGCTTTCGCCGTGAAGCTGGTTCATGGGGCGCAGATGTTAGAGGGTTAAACCGTTTGCATCAATTTGACAAAGTGGAAATTGTACAGATCACCCTTCCGGAAAAGTCGTACGAAGTTCTTGAAGAAATGAAAAACCATGTACAAGGTTTACTGAAAAGCCTAAACCTGCCTTATAGGATATTAAGACTTTGTGGAGGAGATTTAAGTTTTACTTCTGCCCTTACATTTGATTTTGAAGTTTACTCCGCCGCACAAAAAAGGTGGCTGGAAGTAAGCTCTGTAAGTAATTTTGAGACTTATCAGTCAAATCGTTTGAAACTTAGATATAAATCTGAAGGTAAAACTAAGCTATTGCATACCTTAAATGGAAGTGCGCTCGCACTGCCAAGAATTGTAGCTGCTCTACTAGAAAACAACCAAACTCCGGACGGAATTAAAATTCCTGAGGTATTGGTTCCTTATACAGGATTTGATAAAATATAA
- a CDS encoding class I SAM-dependent methyltransferase: METLNQCPSCTGTTFTDYLKLRDYSITKERFQLVKCTKCGLIFTNPRPPESEIGRYYKSEEYVSHSDSNKGLINFLYHQVRKFTLKGKTNLINRLSDKGAVLDIGCGTGYFLAACKKEGWEITGTEPDAKAAEIAAKNTNSSIYPNLFSVPNRSYEIITLWHVLEHIHELKKSMAKVKSLLADQGTLIVAVPNCQSYDAKVYKEKWAAYDVPRHLYHFVPESMEYLMKSEGLEITDIKPMYFDSFYVSMISEKYKRTGSVGLIKAVINGMLSNLKAGKSKYSSLIYIIKKSQNA, translated from the coding sequence ATGGAAACACTGAACCAATGCCCGTCGTGTACGGGCACAACGTTTACAGATTACTTAAAACTGCGGGATTATAGCATTACCAAGGAAAGGTTTCAATTAGTAAAATGCACGAAATGTGGACTGATCTTTACAAACCCTAGACCCCCAGAAAGCGAAATAGGGAGATATTACAAATCGGAGGAATATGTATCTCACTCTGATTCTAATAAAGGACTGATCAACTTTTTATATCACCAAGTAAGGAAGTTTACCCTAAAAGGTAAAACCAATTTGATCAATAGGCTTTCTGATAAAGGGGCCGTACTGGACATAGGCTGCGGAACTGGATACTTCTTGGCAGCTTGTAAAAAGGAAGGGTGGGAGATAACAGGAACAGAACCCGATGCCAAGGCAGCGGAAATTGCAGCAAAAAATACCAATAGCTCCATTTATCCAAACCTGTTCAGTGTTCCTAATAGAAGCTATGAAATAATAACCCTATGGCATGTACTTGAACATATACATGAGCTGAAGAAAAGTATGGCCAAAGTAAAAAGTTTGTTGGCAGACCAAGGAACGCTTATAGTAGCAGTACCAAACTGCCAATCGTACGATGCCAAAGTTTATAAGGAAAAATGGGCAGCATATGATGTACCAAGACACCTATACCATTTCGTTCCTGAAAGCATGGAATACCTAATGAAATCGGAAGGATTGGAAATAACGGATATTAAACCCATGTACTTCGATTCATTTTATGTATCCATGATTAGTGAAAAATATAAACGAACAGGATCAGTAGGGCTAATCAAAGCCGTTATCAATGGAATGCTGTCTAACCTAAAAGCAGGCAAAAGTAAATATTCAAGTCTGATTTATATCATTAAAAAGAGTCAAAATGCGTAA
- a CDS encoding gamma carbonic anhydrase family protein, with the protein MAIIREVRGKKPLVGKNVYIADNATIVGEVETGDECSFWFNSVVRGDVHYIKMGDRVNVQDGAVIHCTYETAPTNIGNNVSIGHNAIVHGCTIEDNVLIGMGAIVMDHAVIGKNSLIAAGAVVLENTIVEPGSIYAGVPAKKVKEVGQEHMEGLIGRIAGNYVMYSGWFKEEDNKGK; encoded by the coding sequence ATGGCCATTATTAGAGAAGTACGTGGTAAAAAGCCTTTAGTAGGTAAAAATGTTTATATAGCTGACAATGCCACCATTGTAGGAGAAGTAGAAACAGGAGATGAGTGTTCTTTTTGGTTCAATTCAGTTGTGCGTGGTGACGTTCATTATATAAAAATGGGTGACCGGGTAAATGTCCAGGATGGGGCGGTAATCCATTGTACTTATGAAACAGCACCTACAAATATTGGAAACAATGTTTCTATAGGCCATAATGCTATTGTTCACGGATGCACTATAGAAGACAATGTCTTGATCGGAATGGGTGCTATTGTCATGGATCATGCAGTTATTGGAAAAAACTCTCTGATTGCGGCCGGTGCGGTTGTTTTAGAAAATACCATAGTGGAGCCAGGAAGCATTTATGCGGGTGTTCCTGCCAAAAAAGTGAAGGAAGTAGGGCAGGAGCATATGGAAGGACTGATAGGAAGGATAGCTGGAAATTATGTCATGTACTCCGGATGGTTTAAAGAAGAAGACAACAAAGGAAAGTAG